One segment of Castanea sativa cultivar Marrone di Chiusa Pesio chromosome 3, ASM4071231v1 DNA contains the following:
- the LOC142627230 gene encoding stemmadenine O-acetyltransferase-like, with the protein MKLEVQVISEETVKPSSPTPQHLHHYQLSFLDQLQPLVFMPLIFYYPNYGEANLSNVEQSDRIKKSLADALTRFHMLAGRVKDNLYIDCNDEGVHYVEAKVNCSLSEFLESPNPGELSKFLPFELDEVNELPAATQVTFFNCGGLAIGVLMSHRIVDALSFILFLNSWSAIARGDGDIVSPPMDIAKLFPPQDLSGFNPNIGITKDKIVTKRFVFDASAIAEIRGKYSSDDKSIEYPRPTRIEALSAFIWSRFMAATQPKPDPNKIYNILHAVNLRTKTDPRLPYEYFGNISRHAVSVPSRDIVEGIDGIIKPMREAIKKIDGDFVKMLQQGDVYLKYAKESTSRFLKGEVLTLSFTSLCKFPLYEVNFGWGKPAWVSSAKFTFKNLVGFIDTKSGDGIEAWFHLKEEDMAKLETDKELLAYVSPKKLI; encoded by the coding sequence ATGAAGCTTGAAGTCCAAGTTATCTCGGAGGAAACCGTCAAACCCTCATCTCCAACCCCTCAACATCTTCACCACTACCAGCTTTCCTTCCTCGATCAACTTCAACCCCTAGTTTTCATGCCTCTGATTTTTTACTACCCCAATTACGGTGAAGCTAATCTCAGCAATGTAGAACAAAGTGACCGGATTAAGAAATCCTTAGCGGATGCTTTAACCCGATTCCACATGCTAGCGGGACGGGTTAAGGACAATCTTTATATAGATTGCAACGATGAGGGCGTCCACTATGTGGAAGCCAAGGTTAACTGCAGTCTTTCTGAATTTCTTGAGAGTCCAAACCCTGGTGAGCTCAGCAAGTTTCTGCCATTTGAATTGGACGAAGTCAATGAGTTACCCGCAGCAACCCAAGTCACCTTCTTCAACTGTGGTGGGCTTGCGATTGGTGTACTCATGTCCCACAGAATCGTAGATGCCTTATCTTTCATCTTGTTTCTCAACAGTTGGTCTGCTATTGCTCGTGGTGATGGCGACATAGTGAGTCCTCCAATGGATATTGCCAAGCTATTCCCACCACAAGATTTATCTGGCTTCAATCCGAATATTGGGATCACAAAGGataaaattgtgacaaaaaggtTTGTCTTTGATGCATCGGCTATAGCAGAAATTAGAGGCAAATACAGTTCTGACGACAAGAGCATTGAATACCCACGTCCGACTCGCATTGAGGCCTTATCCGCTTTCATATGGAGCCGCTTCATGGCTGCTACTCAACCAAAACCAGACCCAAATAAGATCTACAATATTCTTCATGCTGTAAACTTACGTACCAAGACAGACCCGCGTCTTCCATATGAGTACTTTGGTAATATTAGCCGACATGCTGTGTCAGTACCATCCAGAGACATCGTGGAGGGCATTGATGGCATTATTAAACCAATGAGAGAAGCGATTAAGAAAATCGATGGGGATTTTGTTAAAATGCTTCAACAAGGTGATGTGTACTTAAAATATGCCAAAGAGAGCACCTCTAGATTCCTAAAAGGGGAGGTGCTTACGCTTTCCTTCACCAGCTTGTGCAAGTTTCCTCTATATGAGGTTAATTTTGGGTGGGGGAAACCAGCATGGGTTAGCTCAGCTAAATTCACATTCAAGAATTTAGTTGGTTTCATTGACACAAAATCGGGGGATGGAATAGAGGCATGGTTTCACTTGAAAGAGGAAGATATGGCTAAATTAGAAACCGATAAGGAGCTCCTTGCCTATGTTTCTCCAAAGAAACTCATCTAG